From the genome of Leishmania donovani BPK282A1 complete genome, chromosome 12, one region includes:
- a CDS encoding alanine aminotransferase translates to MLRHAARSLSPKQCYISPRVIEAEYAVRGLIPARADEIKADLATGRGSYAFESLVYCNIGNPQSVGQMPLTFYRQVMALVDAPSLLEDAVIAARLPEDAVARARRYLAEIGTGTGAYTESFGYRFARAAVAEHINKLDHGVSPAATVNDICLTDGASMGAKLFLQLLVGGASDAVMIPVPQYPLYSAQIALLGGVKVPYFLHESEGWAMKLPDLVAAYERCVTESGATPRLFVCINPGNPTGNVLERCVMEDVVRFCHERGMLLLADEVYQENVYDTRRRFLSFREVVLGMPEPYCSETMLVSLHSTSKGVIGECGRRGGYFCMANLPAALRQQVVKLCSINLCANVNGQLMTALMCSPPREGETSYAMHQRECDAIFTGMKERAELLARELGNVRGLSCQPVEGAMYAFPRIVLPERYAQRNEELNAKEGRRLALDARWALELLESSGIVVVPGSGFGQEPGTLHFRITILPPLEQIDRMVRAIREFQDRIYEQYA, encoded by the coding sequence ATGTTGCGCCACGCTGCTCGCAGCTTGTCACCAAAGCAATGCTACATAAGCCCTCGCGTCATTGAGGCGGAATACGCCGTGCGGGGGCTGATCCCGGCGCGCGCAGATGAGATCAAGGCGGACTTGGCCACTGGCCGCGGCTCCTACGCGTTCGAAAGCCTTGTGTACTGCAACATCGGCAACCCGCAGTCGGTGGGGCAGATGCCGCTAACGTTCTACCGACAAGTGATGGCGCTCGTGGATGCGCCGTCCCTGCTGGAAGATGCGGTAAtcgctgcgcggctgccagAGGACGCcgttgcgcgcgcgcgcaggtaCCTTGCGGAGATTGGGACGGGTACCGGCGCGTACACAGAGTCGTTCGGCTACCGGTttgcgcgcgctgccgttgccgagcACATTAACAAGCTCGACCACGGCGTGAGCCCCGCTGCGACGGTGAACGATATCTGTCTGACAGACGGCGCGAGCATGGGTGCGAAGCTgttcctgcagctgcttgtGGGCGGCGCGAGCGACGCTGTGATGATCCCGGTTCCGCAGTATCCGCTATACTCTGCTCAGATTGCGTTACTTGGCGGGGTGAAGGTGCCCTACTTCCTGCACGAGTCGGAGGGGTGGGCGATGAAGTTGCCGGACCTTGTTGCCGCGTACGAGCGGTGCGTGACCGAGAgcggcgcgacgccgcgcttgtttgtgtgcatcAACCCCGGGAACCCGACGGGGAATGTGCTGGAGCGCTGCGTGATGGAGGACGTCGTGCGTTTCTGCCACGAGCGCggcatgctgctgcttgcggaCGAGGTGTACCAGGAGAACGTGTATGACACACGGCGCCGGTTTTTGAGCTTTCGCGAGGTGGTACTTGGGATGCCTGAGCCGTACTGCTCGGAGACGATGCTTGTGTCGCTGCACTCGACATCAAAAGGAGTGATTGGTGAAtgcgggcggcgcggcgggtATTTCTGCATGGCGAACctgcctgctgcgctgcgccagcaggtTGTGAAACTGTGCTCGATCAACCTGTGTGCAAATGTAAACGGGCAGTTGATGACTGCGCTGAtgtgctcgccgccgcgcgaagGCGAAACGAGCTACGCGATGCACCAGCGCGAGTGCGACGCGATCTTTACGGGCATGAAGGAGCGCGCtgagctgctggcgcgcgagcTTGGGAATGTGCGCGGGCTCTCGTGCCAGCCGGTGGAGGGCGCGATGTACGCGTTCCCGAGAATTGTGTTGCCTGAGCGGTACGCCCAGCGGAACGAGGAGCTGAACGCGAAGGAGGGTCGGCGGCTTGCGCTGGACGCGCGGTgggcgctggagctgctggagtcGAGCGGGATCGTTGTTGTGCCCGGGTCTGGGTTCGGGCAGGAACCCGGGACGCTGCACTTCCGGATAACGATTCTCCCGCCTCTTGAACAGATCGATCGGATGGTGCGTGCAATCCGCGAGTTCCAGGACCGGATCTACGAGCAGTACGCGTAA